A window of the Citrus sinensis cultivar Valencia sweet orange chromosome 9, DVS_A1.0, whole genome shotgun sequence genome harbors these coding sequences:
- the LOC127899708 gene encoding uncharacterized protein LOC127899708, with product MANPSNVAQEGVVAVDVPPEPSHGREGERAQGKTRGKSKALSVDALEPRVGTLEIALSAAQDSLVGLEERVDGLEGEYAEFTVATKALIHEQANILRGEFRFFHDELLKLRSFVQDELRAVRAEVDKVRSDWAWHKRTLSTSPASANSSDARRIDVPKPDTYDGTRNATIVDNFLFGLDQYFDAMGVQDEASKVGTAPTYLRGTAQLWWRRKHGEMGKGICAIDTWADFKQELRKQFAPSNAEKEARVCLRRLKQSGSIRDYINEFTTLMLEISDMSDKDSLFYFQDGLKDWAKTELDRRGVQTLDDAIAVAESLTEYSTQSKDKKANQGKGGGESRKDKGNNRKDWGQKKPSSKKEAPKPRSPCFICNGPHWVRDCPEKRSLNALAAQLKSNPTMSTEEPQLSMGSLQRLDALNRQQPTLVKKGLMYVSAKVNGQSVRKLLDTGATHNFVSIDEAKRLGLKATKEGGTMKAVNSPAKPIAGIAQGVHITLGTWSGKLDFSIVPMDDFKMVLGMEFFDQVHAFPLPATNSLSILDGSKACMVPTERGKSEEKTLSAMQFKRAFKKDPSFLVSIRELNEEGNSGTSPSQVPPRI from the coding sequence ATGGCCAACCCTTCGAACGTAGCACAAGAGGGTGTTGTTGCTGTGGATGTTCCACCGGAACCAAGCCATGGCCGAGAGGGAGAACGCGCCCAAGGCAAGACTCGCGGCAAGTCCAAGGCCCTATCCGTGGATGCGTTGGAGCCTCGTGTAGGCACTCTCGAAATAGCATTGTCCGCCGCTCAAGATAGCCTCGTGGGATTGGAGGAAAGAGTGGATGGTCTCGAGGGAGAATACGCCGAGTTCACGGTGGCCACAAAAGCTCTCATCCATGAGCAAGCGAACATTCTCCGAGGTGAGTTTCGTTTTTTCCATGATGAGTTGCTCAAACTTCGTAGTTTTGTTCAGGACGAACTACGTGCTGTCCGTGCGGAAGTGGATAAAGTCCGCTCGGATTGGGCATGGCACAAGCGCACACTCTCCACAAGTCCAGCTTCCGCAAACTCGAGTGATGCGCGCCGCATTGACGTGCCAAAGCCCGACACCTACGATGGCACACGCAATGCCACCATCGTGGACAATTTCCTCTTTGGGCTGGATCAATACTTCGATGCCATGGGTGTCCAAGATGAGGCATCGAAAGTGGGCACTGCACCCACCTATCTTAGAGGCACTGCACAACTATGGTGGCGTCGCAAGCATGGCGAGATGGGCAAGGGCATTTGCGCCATCGACACTTGGGCCGACTTCAAGCAAGAACTCCGAAAGCAGTTCGCCCCAAGCAATGCGGAGAAGGAAGCGCGAGTGTGCTTACGTCGCCTCAAGCAATCGGGTAGCATTCGGGACTACATCAACGAGTTCACTACCCTCATGTTGGAGATAAGCGACATGTCCGACAAGGATTCACTCTTCTACTTCCAAGATGGCCTCAAGGATTGGGCCAAGACCGAGCTTGATAGGCGTGGTGTTCAAACACTTGATGACGCCATTGCCGTTGCGGAGTCGCTCACCGAATACTCTACCCAATCCAAGGACAAAAAGGCCAACCAAGGCAAAGGTGGGGGAGAGAGTCGCAAGGACAAGGGCAACAACCGCAAAGATTGGGGGCAGAAAAAGCCGTCTAGCAAGAAGGAGGCGCCAAAGCCGCGAAGCCCATGCTTCATATGCAATGGTCCTCATTGGGTACGCGACTGTCCGGAGAAGAGGTCGCTTAATGCTCTTGCTGCCCAACTCAAGAGCAACCCCACAATGTCCACGGAGGAACCCCAACTCAGCATGGGTTCTCTCCAACGCCTCGACGCACTCAATCGCCAACAGCCCACACTCGTCAAGAAAGGGCTCATGTATGTAAGCGCAAAGGTAAATGGTCAGTCTGTTCGCAAGCTGCTAGACACGGGAGCAACACACAATTTCGTGTCCATAGATGAGGCCAAGCGCTTAGGCCTCAAGGCCACCAAGGAAGGAGGCACAATGAAGGCTGTGAACTCACCCGCCAAGCCAATTGCGGGAATCGCACAAGGCGTGCACATCACACTTGGTACGTGGAGCGGAAAGCTTGACTTCTCCATCGTGCCCATGGACGACTTCAAGATGGTCCTCGGCATGGAATTCTTCGACCAAGTCCATGCCTTCCCACTGCCCGCTACAAACTCCTTAAGCATCCTCGACGGGAGTAAAGCATGCATGGTACCCACGGAGCGAGGCAAGTCCGAGGAGAAGACACTCTCCGCCATGCAATTCAAAAGGGCTTTCAAGAAGGACCCAAGCTTCTTGGTCTCCATTCGGGAACTAAATGAGGAAGGAAATAGCGGAACGTCGCCAAGCCAAGTCCCTCCACGAATTTAA
- the LOC112496168 gene encoding paired amphipathic helix protein Sin3-like 3 isoform X1: protein MMSSTSRDDHRDDDDDLNGVYSQFRAFALADLRGAAVAFLKEMRKRFRKQHDGIFVRFCQLLSDFTKSKIDRDSLGLEVKELFKGHDDLIHKYNVFVRNEADDEEDGAGGGSDHDDDDNHEPVNTLVPAIDLVKKVKARFQNEEQVYKKFWELLAGIRGERFLLQELKMEVAKLFGDEHGDLYEEFERYVAQCGEQKHVIKSIQDLDLSKCKQVSPSYWRLPEYYWMPMASNSSEIGDQVLNDNLVCASTGTERSSFKQRRRTKQEEVLFKCEDDRFELDLLLGWMHSAAENVEKLMIKIDDQNQDNEKSSKIEIEGHLGISYLRCIERLYAEHGLDVIDNLHKNPETALPVILKSLKQKVEELVERRSDCNKIWAHVCAKNHDKLQEMQRELKNSKREDLVANEEKLQKEEEMNLDVGGNKQ, encoded by the coding sequence ATGATGAGCAGCACAAGCAGAGATGATCATcgcgatgatgatgatgatcttaATGGTGTTTACTCACAGTTTCGAGCTTTCGCTCTAGCTGATTTAAGAGGTGCCGCTGTGGCTTTTCTCAAGGAAATGAGGAAGAGATTTCGAAAGCAACATGATGGTATTTTTGTCAGATTTTGTCAGCTCTTGAGTGATTTCACCAAAAGCAAAATCGACCGTGATAGTCTTGGACTGGAAGTAAAAGAGTTGTTTAAAGGGCACGATGACTTGATTCACAAGTATAATGTGTTTGTGCGCAATGAAGCAGATGATGAGGAAGATGGTGCTGGTGGTGGTAGTGATCATGATGACGACGACAATCACGAACCAGTAAATACACTTGTACCCGCGATTGATTTAGTGAAAAAGGTGAAGGCACGTTTTCAAAACGAAGAACAAGTCTATAAAAAGTTCTGGGAACTGTTGGCGGGAATTCGAGGAGAGCGGTTCTTGTTGCAGGAACTGAAAATGGAGGTTGCTAAGCTTTTTGGGGATGAGCATGGCGATTTGTATGAGGAGTTTGAGAGATATGTAGCACAGTGTGGAGAGCAGAAGCATgttataaaatcaattcaagATCTTGATCTCTCTAAATGCAAACAAGTTTCTCCTAGCTATTGGCGTTTGCCAGAGTACTATTGGATGCCGATGGCTAGCAATAGCTCAGAGATCGGTGACCAAGTTTTGAATGATAATTTAGTGTGTGCGAGTACAGGAACTGAGAGGAGTTCTTTCAAACAAAGACGAAGAACAAAGCAAGAGGAGGTGTTGTTTAAATGCGAAGATGATAGATTTGAGCTTGACCTGTTGTTGGGGTGGATGCATTCAGCTGCTGAGAATGTAGAGAAGCTGATGATCAAGATTGATGATCAGAATCAAGACAATGAGAAGAGTTCTAAGATCGAAATTGAAGGGCATTTGGGAATTAGTTATTTGAGGTGCATTGAGCGCTTGTACGCAGAGCATGGCCTTGATGTGATAGACAATTTGCATAAAAATCCAGAAACAGCATTGCCTGTTATATTGAAAAGCCTCAAGCAGAAGGTAGAAGAGTTGGTGGAGCGCCGATCGGATTGTAATAAGATTTGGGCACATGTTTGTGCTAAAAATCATGACAAGTTACAGGAGATGCAACGTGAGTTAAAGAACTCGAAAAGAGAAGATTTAGTGGCTAATGAAGAGAAATTgcagaaagaggaagagatgAATTTGGATGTCGGTggaaataaacaataa
- the LOC102617163 gene encoding ER lumen protein-retaining receptor, translating into MNIFRLAGDMTHLASVLVLLLKIHTIKSCAGISLKTQELYALVFATRYLDIFTNYISFYNTIMKLIFLGSSFSIVWYIKRHKIVHRSYDKDQDTFRHWFIVLPCLVLALLINERFTFKEVMWTFSLYLEAVAILPQLVLLQRTRNIDNLTGQYVFLLGAYRALYILNWIYRYFTEDHYIHWITWIAGLVQTLLYADFFYYYFQSWKNNAKLELPA; encoded by the exons atgaatatATTCAGGTTAGCAGGGGACATGACCCATTTGGCCAGCGTCCTTGTTTTGCTCCTCAAGATCCACACCATCAAATCTTGTGCTG GTATATCCCTGAAGACTCAGGAACTCTACGCTCTCGTCTTTGCTACTCGCTACTTGgatatatttacaaattacatTTCATTCTATAATACTATAATGAAGTTAATATTCCTGGGGAGCTCTTTCTCAATTGTTTGGTACATAAAGCGCCATAAGATTGTTCATAGATCTTATGATAAGGACCAAGACACATTTCGCCATTGGTTTATCGTGCTGCCTTGCCTGGTTCTGGCCTTACTTATAAATGAGAGGTTTACCTTTAAAGAG GTAATGTGGACATTTTCTCTATATTTAGAAGCCGTTGCCATACTTCCTCAGCTTGTATTGTTGCAGAGAACAAGAAATATCGATAACTTGACAGGACAATATGTTTTTCTCCTCGG CGCATACCGAGCATTGTACATATTAAACTGGATTTATCGCTATTTCACTGAGGATCACTACATCCATTGGATAA CTTGGATAGCAGGGCTTGTTCAGACATTGCTCTACGCAGATTTCTTTTACTATTACTTTCAAAG CTGGAAGAACAATGCAAAGCTTGAATTACCAGCTTGA